The following proteins come from a genomic window of Cronobacter muytjensii ATCC 51329:
- a CDS encoding autotransporter serine protease produces MTRTNWNRPLFITSAATARAAGVNGAGVKVGVADTGILTTHPALQGAVKGSLNYVDPKTNNLSVGDVRGHGTMVAQTLAGRATSLFSGGTAPGATLISARIIPDVANTRQSLNFGQINYDLARAGAKIINNSWGIADWNPASTATTNYYVNAWKPYVSSYNGLIVFASGNNGAANPVGVAKLPSLAPKAGLDKGWLVVTATDTFNPGYIASYANRCGVMKNNCLAAPGSVYIQSTDSTGKAVLRMVSGTSFAAPQVSGVAAMVWQKYPYFTNDLVRQTVLGTATDIGAPGVDAVFGYGMLNAGKAINGPAKFNWGTVSVAFNSYTSTWSNAISGSGGLIKSGTGKLVLTQDASYTGTTQVLGGSLSSAKSLASAVTIGRAGTLDVRTVKGNVDNSGYVLLRDGKTRFMRAYTQRTTGTLAFMLGSTLDVTGRATLAGNLHLLGVPAGYVTQTRQPVVNAGAVSGKFSRFTQSAGVFLTGSLGYSTKQVWLNIKRLQVTQTKVATTSAATLSGAARLEQAFTQLDKQVASGVTVRASSFASAAGTLQRVSNNESARAALESLSGQLPAATAALTWQAINVNQRSSAKRIDALLDAPQSRSWSDTLSWNGSLGRTGFSPVSYSMKGWVTGQDRFIDEHTFIGTSLSRTETFSALSSGGERNTGTLSEAALYGGKIFGSYYLTGRLASGYYDGRQHRMLWLGSSTERVSSRQSGSWMSLGSETGYRFSREGLQVTPFIDTQYITLKQDAFTEKSGSGFGLRADNQTTTRWQAGAGLRASYDIDLKARGSLNLSFQTHLQRALSQDEGHYQASFTGVNQPVPLSGVTAPAKTLTSAVSLGWQVNPALNLNLTGEQETSDGRDSNRSVFAGVSLSF; encoded by the coding sequence GTGACGCGCACCAACTGGAACCGTCCGCTGTTTATTACCAGCGCGGCGACCGCGCGTGCGGCCGGCGTCAACGGCGCGGGCGTGAAAGTCGGCGTAGCGGATACCGGCATTCTTACGACGCATCCGGCGTTGCAGGGGGCGGTTAAGGGGTCGCTGAACTATGTCGATCCGAAAACGAACAACCTGAGCGTTGGCGATGTACGCGGCCACGGCACGATGGTCGCCCAGACGCTTGCCGGGCGCGCCACCAGCCTGTTTAGCGGCGGCACCGCGCCGGGCGCGACGCTTATCAGCGCGCGTATCATTCCTGACGTCGCCAATACCCGCCAGAGCCTTAACTTCGGTCAGATTAACTACGATCTGGCGCGTGCGGGCGCGAAAATTATCAATAACTCCTGGGGCATTGCGGACTGGAACCCGGCCAGCACCGCGACCACGAACTATTACGTGAACGCCTGGAAGCCGTATGTCTCGTCTTACAACGGGCTTATCGTTTTTGCGAGCGGCAACAACGGCGCAGCGAACCCGGTGGGCGTGGCGAAACTGCCGTCGCTTGCGCCCAAAGCGGGGCTGGATAAAGGCTGGCTGGTTGTCACGGCGACGGATACCTTTAACCCGGGTTATATCGCAAGCTATGCCAACCGCTGCGGCGTTATGAAAAATAACTGTCTGGCGGCACCAGGCAGCGTCTATATCCAGAGCACCGACAGCACCGGCAAAGCCGTTCTGCGTATGGTCAGCGGCACATCGTTCGCCGCGCCGCAGGTTTCCGGCGTGGCGGCGATGGTCTGGCAGAAATACCCTTATTTCACCAATGACCTGGTACGCCAGACGGTGCTTGGGACTGCGACTGACATCGGCGCGCCAGGCGTGGACGCCGTTTTCGGCTACGGCATGCTGAACGCCGGGAAGGCGATCAACGGCCCGGCGAAGTTTAACTGGGGCACCGTAAGCGTCGCGTTTAACAGCTACACCTCCACCTGGAGCAATGCCATCAGCGGCAGCGGCGGGCTTATCAAAAGCGGCACCGGCAAGCTGGTACTGACCCAGGACGCCAGCTACACCGGCACCACGCAGGTGCTGGGCGGCAGTCTGTCGTCGGCGAAGAGCCTCGCCTCCGCCGTTACCATCGGTCGCGCGGGAACGCTTGATGTGCGCACCGTGAAAGGGAACGTCGATAACAGCGGCTATGTACTGCTGCGCGACGGCAAAACGCGGTTCATGCGCGCCTACACGCAGCGCACCACCGGCACTCTGGCGTTTATGCTCGGCTCGACGCTGGATGTGACCGGGCGGGCGACGCTTGCGGGCAACCTGCATCTGCTGGGCGTGCCGGCAGGCTACGTGACGCAGACGCGCCAGCCAGTCGTTAACGCAGGCGCGGTATCCGGTAAGTTCAGCCGTTTTACGCAGTCGGCAGGCGTGTTCCTGACAGGCTCGCTGGGCTACAGCACCAAACAGGTGTGGCTCAATATTAAACGATTGCAGGTGACGCAGACCAAAGTCGCCACCACCTCGGCGGCCACGCTCTCCGGCGCTGCGCGTCTGGAGCAGGCGTTCACGCAGCTCGATAAACAAGTGGCGAGCGGTGTGACGGTGCGGGCGAGTTCGTTTGCCTCGGCGGCGGGCACTCTGCAACGCGTCTCGAATAACGAGTCCGCTCGCGCGGCGCTGGAAAGCCTCTCCGGTCAGTTGCCGGCGGCGACAGCGGCGCTCACCTGGCAGGCGATCAACGTTAACCAGCGTAGCAGCGCGAAGCGCATCGACGCTCTGCTGGACGCGCCGCAAAGTCGAAGCTGGAGCGATACGCTCTCGTGGAACGGCAGCCTTGGCCGCACCGGCTTTTCGCCGGTGAGCTACTCAATGAAAGGGTGGGTGACGGGTCAGGATCGGTTTATCGACGAACATACGTTCATCGGCACTTCGCTGTCGCGCACCGAAACGTTCAGCGCCCTGAGCAGCGGCGGCGAGCGTAATACCGGCACCCTGAGCGAAGCCGCGCTGTACGGCGGTAAAATCTTCGGCAGTTACTACCTGACCGGTCGTCTGGCTTCCGGCTACTACGACGGTCGCCAGCATCGCATGCTGTGGCTTGGCAGTAGCACCGAGCGCGTCAGCAGCCGCCAGAGCGGCAGCTGGATGTCGCTTGGCAGCGAAACCGGCTATCGCTTCAGCAGGGAGGGCTTGCAGGTGACGCCGTTTATCGACACGCAATACATCACGCTGAAGCAGGACGCCTTCACCGAGAAGAGCGGCTCCGGCTTTGGCCTGCGCGCCGACAACCAGACCACCACGCGCTGGCAGGCGGGCGCAGGGCTGCGGGCGAGTTATGATATCGACCTGAAAGCGCGCGGCAGCCTCAACCTGAGTTTCCAGACGCATCTGCAACGCGCGTTAAGCCAGGACGAAGGGCATTATCAGGCGAGCTTTACCGGCGTGAACCAGCCGGTACCGCTAAGCGGCGTGACGGCGCCTGCGAAAACGCTGACCAGCGCGGTATCGCTGGGCTGGCAGGTTAACCCGGCGCTGAATCTCAACCTCACGGGCGAGCAGGAGACCAGCGATGGACGCGACAGCAACCGCAGCGTGTTTGCGGGCGTGTCGTTAAGCTTCTGA
- the flk gene encoding flagella biosynthesis regulator Flk, translating to MMQPIHGATPRPAGEPPTSPHSAGEQPLSTQQRTVLERLITRLVALTQQQSAEVWAGMKHDLGLKSDAPLLSRHFPAAEQNLNQRLGQAQQTHTQRQVLSQLTELLSVGNNRQAVSDYIRQQFGHTALNQLSGEQLKSVLTLLQNAQLNIPQPQQRPATDRPLLPAEHNTLNQQVTKLAAATGESPKLIWQSMLELSGVKTGELIPAKHFAALSTWLAARQTLADQPAPTLHTIQAALRQPLESREWQELSDYAQQRFQATPQTVLTTAQVQDLLNQVFVRRAERSPETLEVRHIQPIYSPLIAFFTQPVKTISARPGLAMFLLVLVILLLWLVI from the coding sequence ATGATGCAACCCATTCATGGCGCCACGCCCCGCCCGGCGGGCGAGCCTCCCACCTCGCCCCACTCTGCGGGCGAGCAGCCGCTTTCCACCCAGCAGCGTACCGTGCTGGAGCGGCTTATTACCCGGCTGGTGGCGCTAACCCAGCAGCAAAGCGCCGAAGTCTGGGCCGGCATGAAGCACGATCTGGGCTTAAAAAGTGACGCGCCGCTGCTCTCGCGCCATTTCCCTGCCGCTGAGCAGAATCTCAATCAGCGGCTTGGCCAGGCGCAGCAGACCCACACTCAGCGTCAGGTGCTCTCGCAACTGACCGAGCTGTTAAGCGTGGGCAATAACCGCCAGGCGGTGAGCGACTATATTCGCCAGCAGTTCGGCCATACCGCGCTGAACCAGCTCTCCGGCGAGCAGTTAAAAAGCGTGCTGACGCTGCTGCAAAACGCGCAGCTCAATATTCCGCAGCCGCAGCAGCGCCCGGCCACCGACCGCCCGCTGCTGCCTGCGGAGCATAATACGCTTAACCAGCAGGTGACGAAGCTTGCCGCCGCGACCGGCGAATCGCCAAAGCTTATCTGGCAGTCAATGCTGGAACTCTCCGGCGTGAAAACCGGTGAGCTTATTCCGGCGAAGCATTTCGCGGCGCTCTCCACCTGGCTTGCCGCGCGCCAGACCCTTGCCGATCAACCCGCGCCGACGCTGCATACCATTCAGGCCGCGTTGCGCCAGCCGCTCGAATCGCGCGAATGGCAGGAGCTCAGCGACTACGCGCAGCAGCGCTTCCAGGCGACGCCACAAACGGTGCTGACCACAGCCCAGGTGCAGGATCTGCTGAATCAGGTGTTCGTGCGCCGTGCGGAGCGCTCGCCGGAAACGCTGGAAGTGCGTCATATCCAGCCGATTTACAGCCCGCTGATCGCGTTTTTCACCCAGCCGGTGAAGACCATTTCCGCCCGCCCCGGCCTTGCGATGTTTCTTCTGGTGCTGGTTATCCTTCTGCTCTGGCTGGTTATCTGA
- the pdxB gene encoding 4-phosphoerythronate dehydrogenase PdxB, with protein MKILVDENMPYARELFSRLGEVKAVPGRPIPQAELDDADALMVRSVTPVNRALLEGKNVRFVGTATAGTDHVNEDDLRAAGVAFSAAPGCNAIAVVEYVFSALLMLAERDGFALTDRTVGIVGVGNVGSRLQARLEALGVRTLLCDPPRADRGEGGDFRSLDELVREADILTFHTPLFKDGPYKTLHLADEALIARLKPGAILINACRGPVVDNAALLARLEAGQALSVVLDVWEPEPELNTELLKRVDIGTAHIAGYTLEGKARGTTQVFEAYSQFLGQPQQVALSTLLPPPEFGRVTFQGPLDQATLKRLVHLVYDVRRDDAPLRRVAGVPGEFDKLRKNYQERREWSSLYVQCDDAAAAELLQKLGFNATHHPIR; from the coding sequence GTGAAAATCCTCGTTGATGAAAATATGCCTTACGCACGCGAGCTGTTCAGCCGTCTGGGCGAGGTGAAAGCCGTGCCGGGCCGCCCGATCCCGCAGGCGGAACTGGACGATGCCGACGCGCTGATGGTGCGCTCGGTCACGCCGGTCAATCGCGCGCTGCTGGAAGGCAAAAACGTCAGGTTTGTCGGCACCGCTACGGCGGGCACCGACCACGTTAATGAAGACGATTTACGCGCGGCGGGCGTCGCGTTCTCCGCCGCCCCTGGCTGCAACGCCATCGCCGTGGTGGAGTATGTGTTCTCCGCGCTGCTGATGCTTGCCGAGCGCGACGGTTTTGCGCTCACTGACCGCACCGTCGGGATCGTCGGCGTGGGCAACGTCGGCTCCCGGTTACAGGCTCGCCTTGAGGCGCTGGGCGTGCGCACGCTGCTGTGCGATCCGCCGCGCGCCGATCGTGGCGAGGGCGGCGATTTCCGCTCGCTGGATGAACTGGTGCGCGAGGCGGATATCCTGACGTTCCACACGCCGCTGTTTAAAGACGGCCCGTACAAAACCCTGCACCTTGCCGACGAGGCGCTGATCGCGCGGCTCAAGCCCGGCGCTATTCTGATAAACGCCTGCCGCGGCCCGGTCGTGGATAACGCCGCGCTGCTGGCGCGTCTTGAAGCGGGCCAGGCGCTGAGCGTGGTGCTGGACGTCTGGGAGCCAGAGCCGGAACTCAACACGGAACTGTTAAAACGCGTGGATATCGGCACCGCGCACATCGCGGGCTATACGCTGGAAGGCAAAGCGCGCGGCACCACGCAGGTATTTGAAGCCTACAGCCAGTTCCTCGGCCAGCCGCAACAGGTCGCGCTCTCCACGCTATTGCCGCCGCCAGAATTTGGCCGCGTAACGTTTCAGGGGCCGCTCGATCAGGCCACGCTGAAACGGCTGGTGCATCTGGTGTATGATGTGCGCCGCGATGACGCCCCGCTCCGACGCGTGGCGGGCGTGCCGGGTGAGTTCGACAAGCTGCGCAAAAATTATCAGGAGCGCCGCGAATGGTCGTCACTGTACGTGCAGTGCGATGACGCCGCCGCCGCCGAGCTGCTGCAAAAGCTGGGTTTTAACGCGACCCATCATCCGATCCGTTAA
- a CDS encoding aspartate-semialdehyde dehydrogenase: MSEGWNIAILGATGAVGEALLEQLAERQFPVGELYALARSESAGETLRFAGKSVQVQDADAFDWTQAQLAFFVAGQEASARYTDDATNAGCLVIDSSGLFALEPDVPLVVPDVNPYVLADYRNRNVVAVADSLTSQLLTALRPLMEAGGLSRIQVTNLLSVSAQGKTAVDALAGQSARLLNGMPVDEDDHFGRQLAFNMLPLLPDREGSVRQDRRLVDEARKILQDEGLMISVTSVQAPVFYGHAQMVNFEALRPLAAEEARDALERDPDIALSEENDYPTQVGDASGSVHLSIGCVRNDYGMPEQIQFWSVADNVRFGGALMAVKTAEKLLQEYLY; this comes from the coding sequence ATGTCTGAAGGCTGGAATATCGCCATACTGGGCGCGACGGGCGCCGTGGGAGAAGCCCTGCTTGAGCAACTCGCCGAGCGTCAGTTCCCGGTGGGTGAACTTTATGCGCTGGCGCGCAGCGAAAGCGCGGGCGAAACGCTGCGTTTCGCGGGCAAAAGCGTGCAGGTGCAGGATGCCGATGCGTTTGACTGGACGCAGGCGCAGCTCGCCTTTTTCGTCGCAGGCCAGGAGGCCAGCGCGCGCTACACAGACGACGCCACCAACGCCGGCTGTCTGGTTATCGACTCCAGCGGTCTGTTCGCACTGGAGCCGGACGTGCCGCTGGTGGTGCCGGATGTAAACCCGTATGTGCTTGCCGATTACCGCAACCGCAATGTCGTGGCGGTGGCTGACAGTCTCACCAGCCAGCTGCTGACGGCGCTGCGCCCGCTGATGGAAGCTGGCGGCTTGTCTCGCATTCAGGTGACAAATTTATTGTCCGTGTCCGCACAAGGCAAAACGGCGGTAGATGCGCTGGCAGGGCAGAGCGCGCGCCTGCTGAACGGCATGCCGGTTGATGAAGACGACCATTTTGGCCGTCAGTTAGCGTTCAACATGCTGCCATTGCTCCCGGACCGTGAAGGCAGCGTGCGTCAGGACCGTCGTCTGGTAGATGAAGCGCGCAAAATCCTCCAGGATGAAGGCCTGATGATTTCGGTCACCAGCGTGCAGGCGCCAGTTTTCTACGGCCATGCGCAGATGGTGAATTTCGAAGCGCTGCGCCCGCTTGCAGCGGAAGAGGCGCGTGACGCGCTGGAGCGCGATCCGGATATCGCGCTGTCCGAAGAGAACGATTATCCGACGCAGGTGGGCGATGCCTCCGGCAGCGTGCATCTTTCCATTGGCTGCGTGCGTAACGACTACGGCATGCCGGAGCAAATCCAGTTCTGGTCGGTCGCCGACAACGTGCGCTTCGGCGGCGCGCTGATGGCGGTGAAAACCGCTGAGAAGCTGCTGCAGGAGTATCTCTACTGA
- the truA gene encoding tRNA pseudouridine(38-40) synthase TruA, producing MSESLEKPTVKIALGIEYDGSKYYGWQRQQEVRSVQEKLEKALSQVANEPINVFCAGRTDAGVHATGQVVHFETTAIRKDAAWTLGVNANLPGDIAVRWVKDVPAEFHARFSATARRYRYVIYNHRLRPAVLSQGVTHYHLPLDAQRMHRAAQCLIGENDFTSFRAVQCQSRTPWRNLMHINVERFGAYIVVDIKANAFVHHMVRNIVGSLMEIGCGNQPESWMAELLAAKDRTLAAATAKAEGLYLVSVDYPAQFDLPKPPMGPLFLAD from the coding sequence ATGTCGGAGAGTCTGGAAAAGCCGACAGTCAAAATCGCGCTCGGCATTGAGTATGACGGCAGCAAATATTATGGCTGGCAGCGTCAGCAGGAAGTACGCAGCGTCCAGGAGAAGCTTGAAAAGGCGCTCTCGCAGGTCGCTAATGAGCCGATTAACGTTTTCTGCGCCGGTCGTACCGACGCAGGCGTGCACGCTACCGGCCAGGTCGTGCATTTCGAAACCACGGCCATCCGCAAGGACGCGGCATGGACGCTCGGCGTAAATGCGAATTTACCTGGTGACATCGCGGTGCGCTGGGTCAAAGATGTGCCCGCGGAATTCCATGCCCGGTTCAGCGCCACGGCCCGCCGTTACCGCTACGTTATCTATAATCATCGTCTGCGGCCGGCGGTGCTCTCGCAGGGGGTCACACATTACCACCTGCCGCTGGACGCACAGCGAATGCACCGGGCGGCGCAGTGCCTGATCGGCGAAAACGACTTTACCTCGTTTCGCGCGGTGCAGTGCCAGTCCCGCACCCCGTGGCGCAACCTGATGCACATCAACGTTGAGCGCTTCGGGGCTTATATTGTGGTGGATATCAAGGCAAACGCGTTTGTACACCATATGGTGCGCAATATCGTTGGCAGCCTGATGGAAATTGGCTGCGGTAACCAGCCGGAGAGCTGGATGGCAGAACTGCTGGCGGCTAAGGACAGAACGCTTGCGGCAGCGACGGCGAAAGCGGAAGGGCTTTATCTGGTGTCGGTGGATTATCCGGCGCAGTTTGACCTCCCGAAGCCGCCGATGGGCCCACTTTTTTTAGCTGACTGA
- a CDS encoding DedA family protein: protein MDIIRFLIDFILHIDVHLAELVAQYGIWVYAILFLILFCETGLVVTPFLPGDSLLFVAGALSALPSNDLNVHLMVTLMVIAAILGDAVNYTIGRLFGAKLFSNPDSKIFRQSYLDKTHAFYERHGGKTIILARFVPIVRTFAPFVAGMGHMSYRHFALFNVIGALLWVLLFTYAGYFFGAMPFIQDNLKLFIVLIIIVSVLPGIFEVVRHKRAAARQAK from the coding sequence ATGGACATTATTCGCTTTCTGATTGATTTTATTTTACATATTGACGTGCATCTGGCGGAGCTGGTGGCACAGTACGGCATCTGGGTTTACGCGATTCTGTTCCTGATCCTGTTTTGCGAAACGGGTCTGGTGGTGACGCCGTTTTTGCCGGGCGATTCGCTGTTGTTCGTGGCCGGTGCGCTCTCCGCGCTGCCGTCTAACGATCTTAACGTGCACCTGATGGTCACGCTGATGGTCATTGCCGCTATCCTTGGCGATGCGGTGAACTACACCATCGGGCGGCTGTTTGGCGCAAAACTTTTCAGCAATCCGGATTCCAAAATCTTCCGGCAGAGCTATCTTGATAAAACGCATGCGTTTTATGAACGCCACGGCGGCAAAACGATTATTCTCGCCCGTTTCGTGCCGATAGTGCGCACCTTCGCGCCGTTCGTCGCCGGGATGGGGCATATGTCTTACCGCCATTTTGCTCTGTTTAACGTCATTGGCGCGCTGTTGTGGGTCCTGCTGTTTACCTACGCGGGCTACTTCTTCGGGGCGATGCCGTTCATTCAGGACAATCTGAAGCTGTTTATCGTTTTGATTATTATCGTCTCAGTATTGCCGGGCATTTTTGAAGTGGTGCGTCACAAACGCGCCGCGGCGCGCCAGGCAAAATAA
- the accD gene encoding acetyl-CoA carboxylase, carboxyltransferase subunit beta translates to MSWIERILNKSNITPTRRANIPEGVWTKCDSCGQVLYRAELERNLEVCPKCDHHMRMAARDRLHSLLDEGSLVELGSELEPKDVLKFRDSKKYKDRLASAQKETGEKDALVVMKGTLHGMPVVAAAFEFAFMGGSMGSVVGARFVRAVEQALEDNCPLICFSASGGARMQEALMSLMQMAKTSAALAKMQERGLPYISVLTDPTMGGVSASFAMLGDLNIAEPKALIGFAGPRVIEQTVREKLPAGFQRSEFLIEKGAIDMIVRRPELRLKLASILAKLMNLPAPSPDAPREAVVVPPVPEQDQEA, encoded by the coding sequence ATGAGCTGGATTGAACGAATTCTCAATAAAAGCAATATTACTCCCACTCGCCGAGCGAACATCCCGGAAGGGGTGTGGACCAAGTGCGACAGCTGCGGACAGGTACTCTACCGCGCCGAACTGGAGCGTAACCTTGAGGTTTGCCCGAAGTGCGATCACCACATGCGTATGGCGGCCCGCGACCGTCTGCACAGCCTGTTAGACGAAGGCTCGCTGGTGGAACTGGGCAGTGAGCTTGAGCCGAAAGATGTGCTGAAGTTCAGAGATTCCAAAAAGTACAAGGATCGTCTGGCGAGCGCCCAGAAAGAAACCGGCGAAAAAGACGCGCTGGTAGTGATGAAAGGCACTCTGCACGGGATGCCGGTCGTTGCGGCGGCGTTTGAATTCGCCTTTATGGGCGGCTCTATGGGCTCCGTGGTCGGCGCGCGCTTCGTACGTGCGGTCGAGCAGGCGCTTGAAGACAACTGTCCGTTGATCTGCTTCTCCGCCTCCGGCGGCGCGCGTATGCAGGAAGCGCTGATGTCGCTGATGCAGATGGCGAAAACCTCTGCGGCGCTGGCGAAAATGCAGGAGCGCGGTCTGCCGTACATCTCCGTGCTGACCGACCCGACCATGGGCGGCGTTTCTGCAAGCTTCGCTATGCTTGGCGATCTCAACATCGCTGAGCCGAAAGCGCTGATCGGCTTCGCCGGCCCGCGCGTTATCGAGCAGACCGTGCGTGAAAAACTGCCGGCTGGCTTCCAGCGCAGCGAATTCCTGATTGAAAAAGGCGCTATCGATATGATCGTGCGTCGTCCGGAGCTGCGTCTCAAGCTCGCCAGCATTCTGGCGAAGCTGATGAACCTCCCGGCTCCGAGCCCGGACGCGCCGCGTGAAGCGGTCGTCGTGCCGCCGGTCCCGGAACAGGATCAAGAGGCCTGA
- the folC gene encoding bifunctional tetrahydrofolate synthase/dihydrofolate synthase → MEKQHLPQATSPLATWLSYLENLHGKTIDMGLLRVSRVAAALDVVKPAPFVFTVAGTNGKGTTCRTLEAVLIAAGYRVGVYSSPHLVRYTERVRVQGEELAESQHTAAFAEIEAARGETSLTYFEYGTLSALWLFKQAQLDVVILEVGLGGRLDATNLVDCDVAVVTSIALDHTDWLGPDRESIGREKAGIFRQGKPAVVGETDMPQTIAQVAQEKGARLLRVNDAWRYTVTGTGWSFSDEHGELNDLPLPQVPQPNAATALAALRASGLEVSEQAIRDGIARATLPGRFQIVSNAPRVILDVAHNPHAAGYLAQRLAQSPSAGRVLGVIGMLHDKDIAGTLACLERVVDSWYCAPLDGPRGARAEELAEHLQASAVFTSVAQAWHAALADAQPADTVLVCGSFHTVAQVMEEMDAGRRGGE, encoded by the coding sequence ATGGAAAAGCAACATCTTCCCCAAGCCACGTCGCCTCTGGCCACGTGGCTTTCTTATCTGGAAAACCTGCACGGCAAGACCATCGACATGGGCCTTCTGCGCGTATCGCGCGTGGCGGCGGCGCTGGACGTCGTGAAGCCCGCGCCCTTTGTGTTTACCGTCGCAGGCACCAACGGTAAAGGCACCACGTGCCGGACGCTCGAAGCGGTGCTGATTGCCGCAGGCTACCGCGTGGGCGTCTATAGCTCGCCGCACCTCGTGCGCTACACCGAACGCGTGCGCGTGCAGGGCGAGGAGCTTGCCGAAAGCCAGCACACCGCCGCGTTCGCAGAGATCGAGGCCGCGCGCGGCGAGACGTCGCTGACCTATTTCGAATACGGCACGCTTTCCGCGCTGTGGCTGTTTAAGCAGGCGCAACTGGATGTCGTTATTCTTGAAGTGGGCCTCGGCGGGCGCCTCGACGCCACCAACCTGGTGGACTGCGATGTGGCGGTTGTTACCAGCATCGCGCTCGATCACACCGACTGGCTGGGGCCAGATCGCGAAAGCATCGGGCGTGAGAAAGCCGGGATCTTCCGTCAGGGTAAACCGGCGGTGGTGGGCGAGACCGATATGCCGCAGACCATCGCGCAGGTCGCGCAGGAGAAAGGCGCGCGGCTGCTGCGCGTTAACGACGCCTGGCGCTATACGGTCACCGGCACTGGCTGGAGCTTTAGCGACGAGCACGGCGAACTGAATGACCTTCCGCTGCCCCAGGTGCCGCAGCCTAACGCCGCCACGGCGCTTGCCGCGCTGCGCGCGAGCGGCCTTGAGGTGAGCGAGCAGGCGATCCGCGACGGTATCGCCCGCGCCACGCTGCCCGGGCGTTTCCAGATAGTGAGCAACGCCCCGCGCGTGATTCTCGATGTTGCGCATAACCCGCACGCGGCAGGGTATCTGGCGCAGCGGCTGGCGCAGTCGCCGTCGGCCGGGCGCGTGCTGGGCGTCATCGGCATGTTGCACGATAAAGATATCGCCGGCACGCTCGCCTGTCTGGAGAGGGTCGTGGATAGCTGGTATTGTGCCCCTCTGGACGGGCCGCGCGGCGCCCGCGCTGAAGAGCTTGCGGAGCATCTGCAGGCAAGCGCGGTCTTTACCAGCGTGGCGCAGGCCTGGCATGCGGCGCTGGCCGACGCGCAGCCTGCCGATACGGTACTGGTGTGCGGGTCGTTTCATACCGTCGCGCAGGTAATGGAAGAGATGGACGCGGGGAGACGAGGTGGCGAGTAA
- the dedD gene encoding cell division protein DedD yields MASKFQNRLVGTIVLVALGVIVLPGLLDGQKKHYQDEFAAIPLVPKPGDRDEPDMLPAATQALPSQPPEGAAEEVRAGNAATSSIDTTRLPADTGAELDEVPVTPAKPKTTEPARTRATDKPQNKPQRDKTDEQLAMVSEAEAPAPAKPTPPEKPQTPPAGKAYVVQLGALKNADKVNEIVGKLRSAGYRAYTSPSTPVQGKITRILVGPEASKDKLKSSLGELNSLSGLNGVIMNYSVN; encoded by the coding sequence GTGGCGAGTAAGTTTCAGAACCGATTAGTCGGCACGATTGTGCTGGTGGCGCTGGGGGTTATCGTGCTGCCAGGGCTGCTGGACGGCCAGAAAAAACATTATCAGGATGAGTTCGCCGCGATCCCGCTGGTGCCGAAGCCTGGCGATCGCGACGAGCCGGATATGCTGCCTGCCGCGACGCAGGCGCTGCCGTCTCAGCCGCCGGAAGGCGCGGCGGAAGAGGTGAGGGCGGGTAACGCGGCGACGTCATCGATAGACACCACGCGGCTGCCTGCCGATACCGGCGCGGAGCTTGATGAAGTGCCGGTGACGCCTGCGAAGCCGAAAACAACGGAGCCTGCCAGAACGCGCGCTACGGACAAGCCGCAGAACAAACCGCAGCGCGATAAAACCGACGAGCAGCTGGCGATGGTGAGCGAGGCCGAAGCGCCTGCGCCTGCGAAACCCACGCCGCCGGAAAAACCGCAAACGCCGCCTGCGGGCAAAGCGTATGTAGTACAGCTCGGCGCGCTGAAAAACGCCGACAAAGTCAATGAGATCGTCGGGAAGCTGCGCTCGGCGGGCTACCGGGCGTATACGTCGCCCTCCACGCCGGTACAGGGGAAAATCACCCGTATTCTGGTGGGGCCGGAAGCCTCGAAAGATAAGCTTAAATCGTCGCTTGGCGAGCTGAACAGCCTGTCAGGGTTGAACGGCGTGATAATGAATTACAGCGTGAATTAA
- the cvpA gene encoding colicin V production protein, which translates to MVWIDYAIIAVVGFSCLVSLIRGFVREALSLVTWGCAFFVASHYYTYLAVWFTGFEDELVRNGIAIAVLFIATLIVGAIVNYVIGALVEKTGLSGTDRVLGICFGALRGVLIVAAILFFLDTFTGLSKSEDWQKSQLIPQFSFIIRWFFDYLQSSSSFLPR; encoded by the coding sequence ATGGTCTGGATAGATTACGCCATCATTGCAGTAGTGGGTTTCTCGTGCCTGGTCAGCCTGATCCGCGGGTTCGTGAGAGAGGCGCTGTCGCTTGTCACCTGGGGCTGCGCTTTCTTTGTCGCCAGTCATTACTACACTTACCTGGCAGTCTGGTTCACCGGCTTTGAAGATGAACTGGTACGTAATGGGATTGCTATCGCGGTGCTGTTTATCGCGACGCTTATCGTCGGTGCGATAGTCAACTATGTGATTGGCGCGCTGGTGGAGAAAACCGGCCTGTCGGGTACAGACAGGGTGTTGGGGATCTGTTTCGGCGCCTTGCGAGGTGTGCTGATTGTCGCCGCCATTCTGTTCTTTCTTGATACCTTCACGGGCCTGTCCAAAAGCGAGGACTGGCAAAAGTCGCAGCTTATCCCGCAGTTCAGTTTCATCATCAGATGGTTCTTTGACTATCTGCAAAGCTCGTCAAGTTTCCTGCCCCGGTAA